A section of the Trachemys scripta elegans isolate TJP31775 chromosome 10, CAS_Tse_1.0, whole genome shotgun sequence genome encodes:
- the NHLRC4 gene encoding NHL-repeat-containing protein 4 — MDYTLEATRRKEKLLKTVYTLQMKSDTTLQKASPLLSNHHGMGMVTEHQVHQLVEKAKVICHDLDNIRNHLHYRQNDLVQQIPNPNGCRYGGPSGIHCSLDGSIYVTSENAPWVHILTLSGQTLQSLPCVVKGRKSESFLPEDVTVTRAGMVAVTDMMNGIIHIFNHHSKFSKGEWIKIGKVDSPRGIGVDSTGRILVADYTQGKVHSFALDHTFKIQSTHSVSNLRGPRYVCLARDGGFIVSEECGDVKLFNSSHKLVGSLGCRYGHRFGNPAGVCADVEGNIIVADEQHRAVHLFPKSGSPICLVSKGLRKPAGVACSNSGLLLVADSGDNCVNVFKYRVRPPYSPDNPWAASDSPNPTPR, encoded by the coding sequence ATGGACTATACTCTGGAGGCCACCCGGCGGAAAGAGAAACTTCTGAAGACTGTTTACACGCTCCAAATGAAATCAGACACTACACTCCAGAAGGCAAGCCCACTTCTGAGCAACCATCATGGGATGGGCATGGTGACAGAACATCAAGTCCACCAGCTGGTTGAGAAGGCCAAAGTCATCTGCCATGACCTGGACAACATCAGAAACCACCTCCACTACCGACAAAATGACCTGGTTCAGCAGATCCCCAACCCCAATGGCTGCCGCTATGGCGGACCAAGCGGAATCCATTGCTCGCTGGATGGCTCTATCTATGTGACTAGTGAGAATGCACCCTGGGTCCACATCCTCACTCTCTCGGGTCAGACTTTGCAGTCCTTGCCATGTGTGGTAAAGGGAAGGAAAAGTGAATCCTTTTTGCCAGAAGATGTGACTGTGACTCGGGCAGGGATGGTGGCTGTAACCGACATGATGAATGGAATCATCCACATCTTCAACCATCACTCCAAATTCTCCAAAGGGGAATGGATCAAAATCGGGAAGGTTGATTCTCCCAGGGGTATTGGAGTGGACTCCACAGGAAGGATCCTGGTAGCAGACTACACTCAGGGCAAAGTCCACAGTTTTGCTCTGGACCACACCTTCAAGATACAGAGTACCCACTCTGTTTCCAACCTGCGTGGACCCCGCTATGTCTGCTTGGCACGTGATGGTGGGTTCATTGTGAGCGAGGAATGTGGTGACGTCAAGCTCTTCAATAGCAGCCATAAGCTGGTGGGCTCCCTTGGCTGCAGATACGGGCACCGGTTTGGCAACCCAGCTGGGGTCTGTGCCGACGTAGAAGGCAACATCATTGTGGCAGATGAACAGCACCGAGCAGTCCACCTGTTCCCCAAGAGCGGGTCTCCCATCTGCCTGGTGTCTAAGGGGCTGCGGAAGCCTGCAGGAGTGGCTTGTTCCAATTCTGGGCTGCTTTTAGTAGCAGACTCTGGGGATAATTGTGTCAATGTCTTTAAATACCGTGTGAGGCCCCCCTATAGTCCCGATAATCCTTGGGCGGCCAGTGACAGTCCAAACCCAACTCCTAGATAG